In Methanobrevibacter oralis, the following proteins share a genomic window:
- a CDS encoding ABC transporter permease: MNKYNNKFTPFILPIIIILFWYLITGVLHLASPYVLPSPVDVCISAWNIIVSGKLLTNTLDTLFKVFAGLILASIIAIPLGILLGWYSKLEDICTFVISVLRPIPPVAWIPFSILWFGIGTVPAVFIIFMGCVFPILVYTIDGVKRTDKVLVESAQTLGASDWDVLRTVVVPSVVPYVVSGLKVGIGIALMCTISAEMIGSSSGLGHMILIATNLFDTGTTVVGMLVIGLIGLIFDGIFNYIQNRIFW; encoded by the coding sequence ATGAATAAATATAATAATAAATTTACACCATTTATTTTACCTATTATTATAATTTTGTTTTGGTATTTAATAACTGGGGTTTTACATCTAGCTTCTCCTTATGTATTGCCAAGTCCTGTTGATGTTTGTATTTCAGCTTGGAATATTATTGTATCTGGAAAACTATTAACTAATACATTAGATACTTTATTTAAAGTATTTGCAGGTTTGATTCTTGCATCTATTATAGCTATTCCTTTAGGAATTCTTCTTGGTTGGTATTCAAAGTTGGAAGATATTTGTACATTTGTAATTAGTGTTTTAAGACCGATTCCACCTGTAGCATGGATTCCTTTTTCAATTTTATGGTTTGGTATTGGTACTGTTCCTGCAGTATTTATTATTTTCATGGGGTGTGTATTTCCAATATTAGTTTATACTATTGATGGTGTTAAAAGAACAGATAAAGTTTTAGTTGAATCTGCTCAAACATTAGGTGCTAGTGATTGGGATGTACTTAGAACTGTTGTTGTTCCATCTGTTGTTCCGTATGTAGTATCTGGTCTTAAAGTAGGCATTGGAATTGCTTTAATGTGTACTATTTCAGCAGAAATGATTGGTTCAAGCAGTGGTCTAGGGCACATGATTTTAATAGCTACTAATCTTTTTGATACAGGTACAACTGTTGTTGGTATGCTAGTAATAGGATTAATTGGATTAATCTTTGATGGCATATTTAATTACATTCAAAATAGAATATTCTGGTAG
- a CDS encoding ABC transporter ATP-binding protein: MTIEIKNINKSFKTRGNSLLPVLEDINLIIDDGELVCLLGPSGCGKTTLLRLIAGLDKPTSGEIVANGEVVKKPSGDRAVIFQQYSLFPWLNVLQNVMYGLERSGKHSKEENIAAAERYLKSVDLIDFKDSYPHELSGGMKQRVAIIRSLLNHSPILLMDEPFSAVDMQNRHSLQEQLIGVWKRFENTIVFVTHDVDEAVYLADKIVMLDKNPGRIKDIVEVDLERPRKRESIEFIKIQEEIVENLDMVE, translated from the coding sequence ATGACAATCGAAATTAAAAATATTAATAAATCATTTAAAACAAGAGGAAACAGTTTATTACCTGTTTTAGAAGATATTAATCTCATTATTGATGATGGAGAGTTAGTATGTCTTTTAGGTCCTTCTGGATGTGGTAAAACAACGCTTCTTCGTTTAATAGCCGGTCTTGATAAACCTACTTCTGGTGAAATTGTTGCTAATGGAGAAGTTGTTAAAAAACCTTCTGGAGACAGAGCAGTAATTTTTCAACAATACTCATTATTTCCATGGTTAAATGTTCTTCAAAATGTTATGTATGGTCTTGAGAGATCGGGTAAACATTCAAAAGAAGAAAATATTGCAGCTGCTGAGAGATATCTCAAAAGTGTTGATTTAATTGACTTTAAAGATAGCTATCCTCATGAACTTTCAGGTGGTATGAAACAAAGGGTTGCAATTATTAGATCTCTGTTAAATCATTCACCAATATTGCTTATGGATGAGCCATTTTCTGCAGTGGATATGCAAAATAGACATAGTCTTCAAGAACAACTGATTGGGGTTTGGAAAAGATTTGAAAATACGATTGTTTTTGTAACTCACGATGTAGATGAAGCTGTCTATCTTGCAGATAAAATTGTAATGCTTGATAAAAATCCCGGCCGTATTAAAGATATTGTTGAAGTGGATTTAGAACGTCCAAGAAAAAGGGAATCAATTGAATTTATTAAAATTCAAGAAGAAATTGTTGAAAATTTGGATATGGTGGAGTAA